Genomic window (Propionibacteriaceae bacterium ZF39):
TCGGCACCCTGGCCAATGACGGCACCGGCCTGTCGCCGTTCCACGAATTCGACGGCAAGGTCTCGGCCGAGACCAAGTCGGAGCTCGAGAAGATCCGCGCTGACATCGAGGCGGGCACCATCAAGATCGAGTCGACGAGCCAGCCGAAGAGCTGATCTCGTCAACCGGCCCGGCGTGCAGGGGAATCCCCTGTACGCCGGGTCGATCACCCTCTGCACGCGAGGATCCGTATGCCAGTCAAGGAAGCGGCGGCCGATCTGCGGCTCGTCGGAATCACCAAACGCTTCGGCTCCCTGGTCGCCAACGACGCGATCGACCTCACCATCCGTCCCGGCGAGATCCACTGTCTGCTCGGCGAGAACGGTGCCGGCAAGTCCACGCTGATGAATGTGCTCTACGGGCTGCTGCAGCCCGACGAGGGCGAGATCCTTGTCGGCGAGACCCCGCTGAAGGTGGGCAACCCCAAGCAGGCCATGGCCGCCGGCATCGGCATGGTCCACCAACACTTCATGCTCGTCGACGTCTTCACCGTGGCCGAGAACATCGCGCTCGGTCGCGAGCAGGGCCCCCTGGGCATTCTTGATCGCGGCGCCGCCCGCTCCCTGGTGTCCGACCTGGCCAAGCGCTATCGCTTCGATGTGGATCCGGATGCTGTGGTGGAAGACCTGCCGGTGGGCGTACAGCAGCGGGTGGAGATCATCAAGGCGCTCGCCAACGATGCGACCTACCTGGTCTTCGACGAACCCACCGCCGTCCTGACTCCGCAGGAGATCGACGAACTCATGGCGGTGATGCAGTCGCTGCGCGACGAGGGTCGCGCCATCGTCTTCATCACCCACAAACTCCGCGAGGTGCGGGCCATCGCGGACCGGATCACCGTCATCCGTCGCGGGGCCGTCGTCGGCGAGGCCGAACCCGGCGCGACCGAGGCCGAACTGGCCGAAATGATGGTCGGCCGGGCCGTCCAGCTCACGGTCGACAAGGAACCCGCCAAGCCCGGTGACTCGCGCCTGGTGGTGGACGGGCTGCGCGTGCTCAGCCCGGGCGGCTCCGTCGTGGTCGACGACCTCAGCGTCGAGGTCAGCGGTGGCGAGATCCTGTGCGTCGCCGGGGTGCAGGGCAACGGGCAGACCGAGCTGGCCGAGGCGCTGCTCGGAATCACCCCCGTCAGCGGCGGAAAGATCACGCTCGACGGCAAGGACATCACGCGCTACAACCCCAAGCAGACCCTCGATGCGGGCATCGGCTTCGTGCCCGAGGACCGCAAGCACGACGGCTTCGTCGGCACATTCTCGGTCGCCGAGAACCTGGTGCTCAACACGTTCGACGAGAAGCCGTACGCCAAGGGGCTCTCCCTGGACCTGCCCCTCATCCGCCGGCACGCGGAGGAGAAAGTCAAGGAGTTCGACATCCGAACCCAGTCGATCTCCAGCCCCGTCGGCTCCCTGTCGGGCGGCAACCAGCAGAAGGTCGTGCTGGCGCGCGAGCTGTCACGCCCGCTGGCCCTGCTCGTGGCGTCCCAGCCGACGCGCGGCGTCGATGTCGGCGCGATCGAGTTCCTGCACGAGCGGATCGTGGCCGAGCGCGACCGGGGCACCGCCGTCCTGATCGTGTCCACCGAGCTCGATGAGGTCGCGGCTCTGGCCGACCGCATCGCCGTGATGTATCGCGGGCGCATCGTCGGTGTCGTTCCCCCCGACACGTCCCGCGAAGCGCTCGGTCTGATGATGGCGGGCGTACCGGAATCGGAAGCCCTCGCCCAGACCGCCACGCCCAACCCGAAGGACCTGCGATGACTCAATCAGCGGCGACACCGCCCGCCGCGCGGTCGTTCTGGCGCCGACCCGCCATCCCGTGGGCCGAAATCGTGACCACGCTCGTGGCGTTCGTCCTGGCGTTTTTCGTCGGCGCGATCCTCATGATCGTGTCCGATGCCGACGTGGCGGCGAAGTGGGCGTACTTCTTCGCCCAGCCCGGAGACGCTCTGGCCGCCTCCTGGGAGAAGGTCTCCGGCGCCTATTCCGCACTGCTCGTCGGCTCGCTCGGAGGGTGGGGCCCGATCACCGAAACCACCGCCCAGGCAGCTCCGCTGATCTGCGCGGGACTGGGCGTGGGACTCGCATTCCGCGCCGGCCTGTTCAACATCGGTGCCCAGGGCCAGGCGATCTGGGGCGCGATCCTGGCGGCCTATGTGGGCTTCACCTGGCATCTCCCGCCGGTGCTGCACCTCATCGTCGCCATCACCATCGGCGTCCTGGGCGGCGCGATCTGGGGCGGGATCGTCGGCTGGCTCAAGGCTCGCGCCGGAGCCCACGAGGTCATCGTCACGATCATGATGAACTACATCGCGGTCGGCCTGCTCGCCTGGTTGCTCACGACCACCGCCTTCCAGCGGCCCGGTCGCGCCGACCCGATCTCGCCCGTCGTCGACTGGAACGCGACCCTGCCCCGCATCGAGGGTAGCCGCCTTCACCTGGGCTTCCTGATCGCCCTGCTCGCGGCGGTCTTCGTCTGGTGGCTGCTCGACCGCTCGACGATCGGCTTCGCGATCCGCGCCGTCGGCGCCAACCCCCATGCCGCCGCCACGGCCGGCATGAGCGTGGGGCGCACGACCGTGATCACCATGACCGTGGCCGGTGCCCTGGCAGGTCTCGCCGGCGTGCAGTTCGCGCTCGGCCCGAGTGTGCTGGGTACGCCGGTTCCGCTCTCGGCCGGCCTGGTCGGCACGGTCGGTTTCGATGCCATCACCGTGGCGCTGCTCGGTCGGTCGCGGCCGTTCGGCACGGTCCTGGCCGGGTTGCTGTTCGGCGGCCTGCACGCCGGTGGTCTGGCGATGCAGTCCATGGCCGGCACGCCGCTCACCCTCACCACGGTGCTGCAGGCCCTCATCGTCCTCTTCGTCGCAGCACCCGGCCTGGTGCGGACGCTCGTCCCCATCCTCAAGGGCCGCCGCGTGCGGTCGCTCACCGGCAGCGCGCAGACAGGAGCTCTCTCGTGACCGACTCGCACGAGCCCTGGCCGACCCAACCGGGTGCCAACAAGCAGCCGGCCGAAGCCGCCGAACCACCCGGGATGGGCGAGCAGATCGCGCCCGAGCCGCACACGCCCGAGAAGGCCGAATCGCGGGCGGCGCGCAGCCAGCGCCTGTCCACCTCCGCCCTGATCCTCGTGGTGGGCGCGCTGCTGCTGGTGCTGACGTTCTCCACCTCGGGCACCGCCCGCTTCGCGCTGTCCAATGCCTTCGACGAAGTGCAGCTCCCGACCGTGGGGTTGCCCGGCCTGCCGGTCGTGCTGATCAGCGCTCTGGCCTGCATCGGAGCCGGCATCGGGTTGATCTCGGGACGCCTGTCGGGCCGGCTGCCGGCCCTGGCCGGGACGATCGCGGGCATCGCGGTCGTGCTCGGCTTCCTCACGTGGGCCGCCGCCGGTCGGGACCTTCCTTTCCCGGTGTCCAACCAGTTCAACGGCACGCTGTCGCTGGCGACACCGCTGATCCTGGGGGCGCTGGCCGGCGTGCTCTGCGAGCGCTCCGGCGTCGTCAACGTCGCCATCGAGGGCCAGTTCCTCACAGCCGCCTTCGCCGCGGCGGTCGT
Coding sequences:
- a CDS encoding ABC transporter ATP-binding protein, coding for MPVKEAAADLRLVGITKRFGSLVANDAIDLTIRPGEIHCLLGENGAGKSTLMNVLYGLLQPDEGEILVGETPLKVGNPKQAMAAGIGMVHQHFMLVDVFTVAENIALGREQGPLGILDRGAARSLVSDLAKRYRFDVDPDAVVEDLPVGVQQRVEIIKALANDATYLVFDEPTAVLTPQEIDELMAVMQSLRDEGRAIVFITHKLREVRAIADRITVIRRGAVVGEAEPGATEAELAEMMVGRAVQLTVDKEPAKPGDSRLVVDGLRVLSPGGSVVVDDLSVEVSGGEILCVAGVQGNGQTELAEALLGITPVSGGKITLDGKDITRYNPKQTLDAGIGFVPEDRKHDGFVGTFSVAENLVLNTFDEKPYAKGLSLDLPLIRRHAEEKVKEFDIRTQSISSPVGSLSGGNQQKVVLARELSRPLALLVASQPTRGVDVGAIEFLHERIVAERDRGTAVLIVSTELDEVAALADRIAVMYRGRIVGVVPPDTSREALGLMMAGVPESEALAQTATPNPKDLR
- a CDS encoding ABC transporter permease, with translation MTQSAATPPAARSFWRRPAIPWAEIVTTLVAFVLAFFVGAILMIVSDADVAAKWAYFFAQPGDALAASWEKVSGAYSALLVGSLGGWGPITETTAQAAPLICAGLGVGLAFRAGLFNIGAQGQAIWGAILAAYVGFTWHLPPVLHLIVAITIGVLGGAIWGGIVGWLKARAGAHEVIVTIMMNYIAVGLLAWLLTTTAFQRPGRADPISPVVDWNATLPRIEGSRLHLGFLIALLAAVFVWWLLDRSTIGFAIRAVGANPHAAATAGMSVGRTTVITMTVAGALAGLAGVQFALGPSVLGTPVPLSAGLVGTVGFDAITVALLGRSRPFGTVLAGLLFGGLHAGGLAMQSMAGTPLTLTTVLQALIVLFVAAPGLVRTLVPILKGRRVRSLTGSAQTGALS